Proteins encoded within one genomic window of Brachybacterium sp. P6-10-X1:
- a CDS encoding phosphatase PAP2 family protein: MIIPSADLEGRGRALRRAVPSALGVLGTILLAAALGGLIRVVPVVGALDERLVAAAGTSLTTPGQMLALGLDAIFDPLFAALLTVAVVLVVALARRSPRAGARTGILILVPWAATGALKVIVRRPRPEVELLGDRLVPLPETFSFPSGHTTVAAALCLAILLALRAGWGRWIGGVLAVVVVAATAWSRVALGLHHPTDVLTSALLAPVLVVLLARGIDAGVQRVEAGGRSPSRGWCPRSRRPGPCGTR; this comes from the coding sequence GTGATCATCCCGTCGGCCGACCTCGAGGGGCGCGGCCGTGCGCTCCGCCGCGCAGTCCCGTCAGCCCTCGGCGTGCTCGGAACGATCCTGCTGGCCGCGGCGCTGGGAGGGCTGATCCGGGTCGTGCCGGTCGTGGGGGCGCTCGACGAGCGCCTCGTCGCCGCCGCCGGCACGAGCCTCACCACGCCGGGTCAGATGCTCGCGCTCGGTCTCGACGCGATCTTCGATCCGCTGTTCGCGGCGCTCCTGACCGTCGCGGTCGTGCTGGTCGTCGCGCTCGCACGGCGCAGCCCCCGCGCGGGTGCGCGCACGGGGATCCTGATCCTCGTGCCCTGGGCGGCGACCGGAGCTCTGAAGGTCATCGTCCGCCGTCCCCGCCCCGAGGTGGAGCTGCTGGGTGACCGGCTCGTGCCGTTGCCCGAGACCTTCAGCTTCCCCAGCGGGCACACCACGGTCGCCGCCGCCCTCTGTCTGGCGATCCTGCTCGCCCTCCGGGCCGGGTGGGGCCGATGGATCGGCGGCGTGCTCGCCGTGGTCGTGGTCGCGGCGACCGCGTGGTCGCGCGTGGCGCTCGGCCTGCACCACCCCACCGACGTGCTGACCTCCGCGCTGCTGGCACCTGTGCTGGTGGTGCTGCTGGCACGGGGGATCGACGCCGGCGTCCAGCGGGTCGAGGCAGGAGGGCGGTCACCGTCACGGGGATGGTGCCCTCGATCTCGTCGCCCGGGACCATGCGGAACGCGGTGA
- a CDS encoding siderophore ABC transporter substrate-binding protein, with the protein MTVSSRFSRRHFGAASAVGALGLALTACGTSTGAADDAGAKDAGAAGTVEVEDNNGPHTVEVPPTSVVATDNRTFETLEAWGVTLSAAARALMPSTNSYRDDESIIDLGNHREPDLEAVVAAEPTLIINGQRFAQYHDDFAKYAPDATILELDPREGEPFAAELKRQVSTLGTIFEKEAEAKELATGLDAAMERVAAAYDGSSTVMAVTVSGGEIGFIAPGQGRTLGWTFDAFDLVPALEVEGASEDHQGDDISVEAIASSDPDWILVMDRDAAISADDPSYQPAAEVLEGSEALAGVTAIAEGNLVYMPADTYTNESIQTYTEYFESLADAFEGAA; encoded by the coding sequence ATGACCGTGTCCTCCCGGTTCTCCCGTCGCCACTTCGGCGCCGCCTCCGCCGTCGGCGCCCTCGGCCTCGCCCTGACCGCCTGCGGCACGTCCACGGGAGCCGCCGATGACGCCGGGGCGAAGGATGCCGGCGCGGCGGGCACCGTCGAGGTCGAGGACAACAACGGCCCCCATACGGTCGAGGTGCCCCCGACGTCCGTGGTCGCGACCGACAACCGAACCTTCGAGACGCTCGAGGCCTGGGGCGTCACCCTGAGCGCCGCCGCGCGGGCCCTCATGCCGTCGACCAACTCCTACCGGGACGACGAGTCGATCATCGACCTCGGCAACCACCGCGAGCCCGACCTCGAGGCCGTGGTCGCCGCCGAGCCCACGCTGATCATCAACGGCCAGCGCTTCGCGCAGTACCACGACGACTTCGCGAAGTACGCCCCGGACGCGACCATCCTCGAGCTCGATCCCCGGGAGGGGGAGCCCTTCGCCGCCGAGCTCAAGCGCCAGGTCTCCACCCTCGGCACGATCTTCGAGAAGGAGGCCGAGGCGAAGGAGCTGGCCACCGGCCTCGACGCCGCCATGGAGCGCGTCGCCGCCGCCTACGACGGCTCCTCCACCGTCATGGCCGTCACGGTCTCCGGCGGCGAGATCGGCTTCATCGCCCCCGGTCAGGGCCGCACGCTGGGCTGGACCTTCGACGCCTTCGATCTCGTCCCCGCGCTCGAGGTCGAGGGCGCCAGCGAGGACCACCAGGGCGACGACATCTCCGTCGAGGCCATCGCGAGCTCGGACCCGGACTGGATCCTGGTGATGGATCGCGACGCGGCCATCTCCGCCGACGACCCCTCCTACCAGCCGGCCGCCGAGGTCCTCGAGGGCTCCGAGGCCCTGGCCGGGGTCACCGCGATCGCCGAGGGCAATCTCGTCTACATGCCGGCGGACACCTACACCAACGAGTCCATCCAGACCTACACCGAGTACTTCGAGTCCCTGGCCGACGCCTTCGAGGGTGCGGCCTGA
- a CDS encoding FUSC family protein, whose translation MPAASTRIQASTKRLLSLGPSRVDHIPAFRIALGLAIPLSVLLVTGHVDWAMYVGFGAFTGIYSKYEPTRMRFRRQSMAGALLTVCVTIGATLAQLGESMGTTAGSWTALGVGSVVAGLAAALVLRLGLKPGGAIFPLFAVAAIASAPPAAPIWAAFLIAGACASLCVVLGLLGHWAGERHPGADVRPAAESWSRAQLGAEFGRFALAAAIAGVLGLASGLPFPYWAQIAAIAPLSAPGRTLQVERGLHRIIGTTLGIVTTAFLLSFPAEPWQLVVWVVVLQFLAEMYVLRNYSFALLFITPLALLMVQLAHPQPIGTMLQARVLETVIGAVVGIAVVITAALGDRRAALRHRATDGEPGTDGS comes from the coding sequence GTGCCCGCAGCGTCCACCCGGATCCAGGCCTCGACGAAGCGCCTGCTCAGCCTCGGGCCCAGCCGCGTGGACCACATCCCGGCGTTCCGCATCGCCCTCGGGCTCGCGATCCCGCTGTCCGTGCTCCTGGTGACAGGACACGTCGACTGGGCGATGTACGTCGGCTTCGGGGCCTTCACCGGGATCTACTCCAAGTACGAGCCGACACGCATGCGCTTCCGGCGCCAGTCGATGGCCGGTGCGCTGCTGACCGTGTGCGTCACCATCGGCGCCACCCTCGCGCAGCTCGGGGAGTCGATGGGCACCACGGCGGGGTCCTGGACCGCCCTGGGGGTGGGATCCGTCGTGGCGGGGCTCGCCGCGGCCCTGGTGCTCCGGCTCGGCCTGAAGCCGGGCGGCGCGATCTTCCCGCTGTTCGCGGTCGCCGCCATCGCCTCCGCGCCGCCCGCCGCCCCGATCTGGGCCGCGTTCCTCATCGCGGGCGCCTGCGCCTCCCTGTGCGTCGTGCTGGGCCTGCTCGGCCACTGGGCGGGGGAGCGTCATCCCGGGGCCGACGTCCGGCCCGCCGCGGAGTCCTGGTCCCGGGCGCAGCTGGGCGCCGAGTTCGGCCGGTTCGCGCTCGCCGCCGCGATCGCCGGGGTGCTGGGCCTCGCCTCCGGGCTGCCCTTCCCCTACTGGGCGCAGATCGCGGCGATAGCGCCGCTGTCGGCCCCGGGGCGCACCCTGCAGGTCGAGCGCGGGCTGCACCGCATCATCGGCACCACGCTCGGCATCGTGACCACCGCCTTCCTGCTGTCCTTCCCCGCCGAGCCCTGGCAGCTCGTGGTGTGGGTGGTGGTCCTGCAGTTCCTCGCCGAGATGTACGTGCTGCGCAACTACTCCTTCGCGCTGCTGTTCATCACCCCGCTGGCCCTGCTCATGGTCCAGCTCGCGCATCCGCAGCCGATCGGGACGATGCTCCAGGCCCGTGTGCTGGAGACCGTGATCGGCGCGGTCGTGGGGATCGCGGTGGTGATCACCGCCGCCCTCGGGGACCGGCGCGCGGCCCTCCGGCACCGGGCGACCGACGGTGAGCCGGGTACCGACGGATCGTGA
- a CDS encoding DMT family transporter, with the protein MSTLALTLVLVAALCHAVWNLAAKRVTVGGFAFVWCYDVGSVVLWAPLALVTLARADVGFSPAVVLAPLVSGLIHVAYQLTLQTGYARADLGVVYPVARGVGPVLSMAIAILVLDERPGWVAAVGALVVIGGIVVVATGRSVAGRHGIRAGVVWGTATGIAIAAYTLWDSYSVTTLGLPPVGYFVTTCLWQVLLMTPTLLRRHREDVVPVVRSHGREVLLVAALSPLAYVLVLEAMRTAPVSLVAPVRESSIVVGSLLAWWLFMEPDPLRRMLGAAIVLAGIVLIAV; encoded by the coding sequence ATGAGCACCCTCGCCCTGACCCTGGTCCTGGTGGCGGCGCTCTGCCACGCGGTGTGGAACCTCGCCGCGAAGCGGGTGACCGTCGGTGGCTTCGCCTTCGTGTGGTGCTACGACGTGGGCTCGGTGGTGCTGTGGGCTCCCCTGGCGCTGGTCACCCTGGCGCGAGCCGATGTCGGGTTCTCGCCCGCCGTCGTCCTCGCTCCGCTGGTCTCGGGACTGATCCATGTCGCCTATCAGCTCACGCTGCAGACGGGGTACGCACGCGCCGACCTCGGCGTCGTCTATCCGGTGGCGCGCGGGGTCGGCCCCGTGCTGTCCATGGCGATCGCGATCCTCGTGCTCGACGAGCGGCCGGGATGGGTCGCCGCGGTCGGCGCGCTGGTGGTGATCGGCGGGATCGTGGTGGTGGCCACCGGGAGATCGGTCGCGGGACGTCACGGGATCCGCGCCGGGGTCGTCTGGGGCACGGCGACCGGGATCGCGATCGCCGCGTACACGCTGTGGGACAGCTATTCGGTGACGACGCTGGGACTGCCGCCGGTGGGCTACTTCGTGACCACCTGCCTGTGGCAGGTGCTGCTGATGACGCCGACCCTGCTGCGGCGGCACCGCGAGGACGTCGTGCCCGTCGTCCGCTCCCATGGGCGGGAGGTGCTGCTGGTCGCGGCCCTGTCCCCGCTGGCCTATGTGCTGGTCCTGGAGGCGATGCGCACCGCACCGGTCTCCCTGGTCGCCCCCGTCCGGGAGTCCAGCATCGTGGTGGGCTCGCTGCTGGCCTGGTGGCTGTTCATGGAGCCGGACCCGCTGCGACGTATGCTGGGAGCGGCGATCGTGCTGGCCGGGATCGTGCTCATCGCGGTGTGA
- a CDS encoding ABC transporter ATP-binding protein — MISIDAVRKTYASASGTVEIGPVTLEIPSGGVTALVGPNGAGKSTLLTMAGRLLGIDEGAIEVAGYDVGSTASKDLAKILSVLRQENHFITRLTVRQLVGFGRFPYSKGRLTPLDEQKISEAIDFLHLDELEDRYLDELSGGQRQRAYVAMVLAQDTEYVLLDEPLNNLDMRHSVQMMGRLRDAARELRRTIVVVLHDINFAAHYADHIIAMKDGAVVESGPVAEIMDGAVLSRVFDTPVQVIDGPTGPLAVYF, encoded by the coding sequence GTGATCTCCATCGATGCCGTGCGCAAGACGTACGCCTCGGCCTCCGGGACCGTCGAGATCGGGCCGGTCACCCTCGAGATCCCCTCCGGCGGCGTCACCGCCCTGGTGGGGCCGAACGGGGCCGGCAAGTCGACGCTGCTGACGATGGCGGGACGGCTGCTCGGGATCGACGAGGGCGCGATCGAGGTGGCCGGGTACGACGTGGGCTCCACCGCCTCGAAGGACCTCGCCAAGATCCTCTCGGTGCTGCGCCAGGAGAACCACTTCATCACCCGCCTCACCGTGCGTCAGCTGGTGGGCTTCGGCCGCTTCCCCTACTCCAAGGGGCGCCTGACCCCGCTGGACGAGCAGAAGATCTCCGAGGCCATCGACTTCCTGCACCTCGACGAGCTCGAGGACCGCTACCTCGATGAGCTCTCCGGGGGCCAGCGCCAGCGCGCCTACGTGGCGATGGTGCTGGCCCAGGACACCGAGTACGTCCTGCTGGACGAGCCGCTGAACAACCTCGACATGCGCCACAGCGTGCAGATGATGGGGCGCCTGCGCGACGCCGCCCGCGAGCTGCGGCGCACCATCGTCGTCGTGCTGCACGACATCAACTTCGCCGCCCACTACGCCGACCACATCATCGCCATGAAGGATGGGGCAGTGGTCGAGTCCGGTCCGGTCGCCGAGATCATGGACGGCGCGGTGCTCTCGCGCGTGTTCGACACCCCCGTGCAGGTCATCGACGGGCCGACGGGACCGCTCGCGGTCTATTTCTGA
- a CDS encoding cysteine hydrolase family protein: MSDRSWLLVVDPQRIFADPASDWASPFWDDAWSRIRELAEHVGPERTLVTRWLPTADRTTAWGEYFRAWPFADVPATDPLYDLVDGARELTVHPTIDEPTFGKWGPQLAGIVGPHPDLLLTGVSTDCCVITTALAAADAGARLSVVRDACAASTAADGAAAVQVMGLFPPQIDVTSSTEVLGSTP; the protein is encoded by the coding sequence ATGAGCGACCGCTCCTGGCTGCTCGTCGTCGACCCGCAGCGGATCTTCGCCGACCCGGCCTCCGACTGGGCCTCTCCCTTCTGGGACGACGCCTGGTCGCGGATCCGGGAGCTCGCCGAGCACGTCGGACCCGAGCGCACCCTGGTGACCCGCTGGCTGCCCACGGCCGACCGCACCACCGCCTGGGGCGAGTACTTCCGTGCCTGGCCCTTCGCGGACGTCCCCGCGACCGATCCGCTCTACGACCTGGTCGACGGCGCCCGAGAGCTCACCGTCCACCCCACGATCGACGAGCCCACCTTCGGCAAGTGGGGCCCGCAGCTCGCCGGGATCGTCGGCCCCCACCCGGACCTGCTGCTCACCGGCGTCTCGACGGACTGCTGCGTGATCACGACGGCCCTGGCCGCAGCCGACGCCGGTGCGCGCCTCAGCGTGGTCCGGGATGCCTGCGCCGCCTCGACGGCCGCCGACGGCGCAGCGGCGGTGCAGGTCATGGGGCTGTTCCCGCCTCAGATCGACGTCACCTCGAGCACAGAGGTGCTCGGCTCCACACCGTGA
- a CDS encoding aldo/keto reductase — protein MTAPSPTIPALALHDGRSIPQLGYGVFKVENEVAADVTAQALEAGYRHLDTAKVYGNEEGVGRAIRAAGIPREELFVTTKLWNDAQRFDDAIAACEASLERLGLEYIDLYLVHWAVRAQGTYVEAWRALIDLKQRGLVRSIGVSNYPVLQLTEAIEATGVAPAVHQIELHPYFQQRELRALHAEHSIATEAWGPLGQGKSDLLRNETITSVAAAHEATPAQVVLAWHLTKGIITIPKSVTPSRIVENLAAARLTLTPEEVAAIDALDRPDGRGGADPATKTA, from the coding sequence CCCATCCCCCACGATTCCCGCCCTGGCGCTGCACGACGGCCGCTCGATCCCCCAGCTCGGCTACGGCGTCTTCAAGGTCGAGAACGAGGTGGCCGCCGACGTCACCGCGCAGGCCCTCGAGGCCGGGTACCGCCACCTCGACACGGCGAAGGTCTACGGGAACGAGGAGGGCGTCGGACGGGCGATCCGCGCCGCGGGCATCCCGCGCGAGGAGCTGTTCGTGACCACCAAGCTGTGGAACGACGCCCAGCGCTTCGACGACGCGATCGCGGCGTGCGAAGCCTCGCTCGAGCGACTGGGTCTGGAGTACATCGACCTCTACCTGGTCCATTGGGCGGTCCGCGCGCAGGGCACCTACGTCGAGGCCTGGAGAGCGCTGATCGACCTGAAGCAGCGCGGCCTGGTGCGCTCGATCGGCGTCTCGAACTACCCGGTCCTGCAGCTGACCGAGGCGATCGAGGCGACGGGCGTGGCTCCCGCGGTCCACCAGATCGAGCTGCACCCCTACTTCCAGCAGCGCGAGCTGCGGGCGCTGCACGCCGAGCACTCCATCGCCACCGAGGCCTGGGGGCCGCTGGGGCAGGGCAAGTCCGACCTGCTGCGGAACGAGACGATCACGTCGGTCGCGGCCGCGCACGAGGCCACCCCCGCCCAGGTGGTGCTGGCCTGGCACCTCACGAAAGGCATCATCACGATCCCCAAGTCGGTCACGCCCTCGCGGATCGTGGAGAACCTCGCCGCTGCCCGCCTCACGCTGACCCCCGAGGAGGTCGCGGCGATCGACGCCCTCGACCGCCCCGACGGCCGCGGCGGAGCGGACCCGGCGACCAAGACCGCCTGA
- a CDS encoding cytosine permease, protein MTSPDPTRSPAPAAPVGGAGVIETTGIEIIAESERTARPRDLIWPWFAANVSVFGMSYGSYLLGFGISFVQATVVAILGIIISFLLCGLVAIAGKRGSAPTMVLSRAAFGVHGQKVPGIVSWLTSIGWETSLAISAVLATATVFDVLGVGSGQAVTVIAAILIAALIVTASVLGYHTIMRLQSILTWATGAMTILFMILTIPHIDWAGVASMPSGPPQAMIGALVMVMTGFGLGWINIAADWSRYQRRSASDASIVAWNTIGGAAAPVVLVIVGLLLAGSDPELAGAIEGDPIGALISILPLWALVPFWIVAVLTLVSGAVLGIYSSGLTLISLGIRIPRPAAAAVDGVILTVGTIWVAFFATSFIGPFQSFLITLGVPIAAWAGILIADVLTRRADYDERALFDPRGRYGSIDGISIVTMVVASVLGWGLVVNSFTEAAPWNNWQGYLLEPLGLSTYVDDPAGAYWDGNWAYSNIGVLLALVLGFAVTWFARRGRIRRQERDA, encoded by the coding sequence ATGACCTCCCCCGATCCCACCCGCTCCCCCGCCCCAGCCGCTCCCGTCGGCGGTGCCGGCGTCATCGAGACCACCGGCATCGAGATCATCGCCGAGTCCGAGCGGACCGCGCGGCCCCGCGATCTGATCTGGCCCTGGTTCGCCGCGAACGTGTCGGTGTTCGGGATGAGCTACGGCTCCTACCTGCTGGGCTTCGGGATCAGTTTCGTCCAGGCCACGGTCGTCGCGATCCTCGGCATCATCATCAGCTTCCTGCTGTGCGGTCTGGTGGCGATCGCCGGCAAGCGCGGCAGCGCGCCGACGATGGTGCTCTCGCGCGCCGCCTTCGGCGTGCACGGGCAGAAGGTGCCGGGGATCGTCTCCTGGTTGACCTCGATCGGCTGGGAGACGTCGCTGGCGATCTCCGCGGTGCTGGCCACCGCCACCGTGTTCGACGTGCTGGGCGTGGGGTCCGGACAGGCGGTGACCGTGATCGCTGCGATCCTCATCGCCGCGCTGATCGTCACCGCGAGCGTGCTCGGCTACCACACGATCATGCGCCTGCAGTCGATCCTGACCTGGGCGACCGGCGCCATGACCATTCTGTTCATGATCCTCACGATCCCGCACATCGACTGGGCGGGCGTGGCCTCGATGCCGAGCGGGCCCCCGCAGGCGATGATCGGGGCGCTGGTGATGGTGATGACCGGCTTCGGCCTCGGCTGGATCAACATCGCCGCGGACTGGTCGCGCTACCAGAGGCGCTCCGCGTCCGACGCCTCGATCGTCGCGTGGAACACGATCGGCGGGGCGGCCGCCCCCGTGGTGCTGGTGATCGTCGGACTGCTGCTGGCCGGCTCCGATCCGGAGCTGGCGGGCGCCATCGAGGGCGATCCCATCGGCGCGCTGATCTCCATCCTGCCGCTGTGGGCCCTGGTGCCCTTCTGGATCGTGGCCGTGCTGACCCTGGTCTCCGGCGCCGTGCTGGGCATCTACTCCTCGGGACTGACCCTGATCAGTCTGGGGATCCGCATCCCGCGTCCGGCGGCCGCCGCGGTCGACGGAGTGATCCTGACCGTCGGCACCATCTGGGTCGCGTTCTTCGCCACCAGCTTCATCGGTCCGTTCCAGAGCTTCCTGATCACCCTCGGGGTCCCGATCGCGGCCTGGGCCGGCATCCTCATCGCCGACGTCCTCACCCGTCGGGCGGACTACGACGAACGTGCCCTGTTCGATCCCCGCGGCCGCTACGGCTCGATCGACGGGATCTCGATCGTGACCATGGTGGTCGCCTCGGTCCTGGGATGGGGGCTGGTCGTCAACTCCTTCACCGAGGCCGCGCCGTGGAACAACTGGCAGGGCTACCTGCTGGAGCCGCTCGGGCTGAGCACCTATGTCGACGATCCGGCCGGGGCGTACTGGGACGGCAACTGGGCGTACTCCAACATCGGGGTGCTGCTGGCGCTGGTGCTCGGCTTCGCCGTGACCTGGTTCGCCCGACGGGGTCGGATCCGCCGGCAGGAGCGGGACGCATGA
- a CDS encoding methyltransferase domain-containing protein, producing the protein MPGHADTSDRAPAYTHGYGAAVLDSHRARTAQNSAAHLLPLLRPGQQLLDVGSGAGTITADLARIVGPQNVTALEVSEQSAEITRAELVRQGLGAVRVLVGDAQALPLADDSVDVVHAHQVLQHLPQPVAAIAEARRVTRPGGVIALRDSDYEGFRWYPEVPAIDRWLALYLRAARANGGTPDAGRRLLAWAHEAGVEDVASGSSTWLYATPETRAAWAETLAGRLTAGPFAQQLEREQWADAAEREAIAAEVLAWAEDPDGWFSLLHGEVLARV; encoded by the coding sequence ATGCCAGGTCACGCAGACACCTCGGACCGCGCCCCCGCCTACACCCACGGCTACGGCGCTGCCGTGCTGGACAGCCACCGCGCCCGCACCGCGCAGAACTCCGCCGCCCACCTGCTGCCGCTCCTGCGGCCCGGGCAGCAGCTGCTGGACGTGGGCAGCGGCGCGGGCACGATCACGGCGGATCTCGCCCGGATCGTCGGCCCCCAGAACGTCACCGCGCTGGAGGTCTCCGAACAGTCCGCGGAGATCACCCGCGCCGAGCTCGTGAGGCAGGGGCTCGGCGCCGTCCGGGTGCTGGTCGGTGATGCGCAGGCGCTGCCGCTGGCCGACGACAGCGTCGACGTGGTCCACGCCCACCAGGTGCTCCAGCACCTCCCGCAGCCGGTGGCCGCGATCGCGGAGGCCCGCCGCGTCACCCGGCCCGGCGGAGTCATCGCCCTGCGGGACAGTGACTACGAGGGCTTCCGCTGGTATCCCGAGGTGCCCGCGATCGATCGCTGGCTCGCCCTGTACCTGCGAGCCGCCCGCGCCAACGGCGGCACCCCGGATGCCGGGCGGCGACTGCTCGCCTGGGCCCACGAGGCCGGGGTGGAGGACGTCGCATCCGGCTCCTCGACCTGGCTGTACGCGACCCCGGAGACGCGCGCGGCCTGGGCGGAGACCCTCGCCGGGAGGCTCACCGCCGGGCCGTTCGCCCAGCAGCTCGAGCGCGAGCAGTGGGCCGACGCCGCGGAGCGGGAGGCGATCGCTGCGGAGGTGCTGGCCTGGGCCGAGGATCCCGACGGCTGGTTCAGCCTGCTGCACGGCGAGGTCCTCGCACGGGTCTGA
- a CDS encoding iron chelate uptake ABC transporter family permease subunit, which produces MAERLARTLPTGRRLGPTTDDDRPDVSTAPTDTVADIAPLAVPRRPHGGSGAFPDRRSRRRYRIVLGTLVVLAVGFALGLLAIGNPMPIGSRGFWLIAELRATSLVVMGVAAFCQATATIAFQTVTSNRIITPSIMGFESLYTAIQTTAVYVLGVAGVVALQGTGQFLIQVALMVALSVLLYGWLLRGRFANIQVMLLIGVVLGGGLGAVSSFMQRLLTPSEFDVLTARLFGSVSNASVEYLPYAIPLCLVAGVLIWLNARTLNVISLGRDVCINVGIDHGRQTIWTLVLVSILMAVSTALIGPMTFFGFLVATLAYQAAGTHDHRRLLPVGVLVGFVILAGAYFLMEHVFYAQGVVSIIIELVGGSVFLAVILRKGRL; this is translated from the coding sequence ATGGCTGAACGTCTCGCACGGACCCTGCCCACCGGGCGCCGCCTCGGCCCCACCACCGACGACGACCGTCCCGACGTCTCCACCGCGCCCACCGATACCGTGGCGGACATCGCGCCGCTCGCCGTCCCCCGTCGGCCCCACGGCGGCTCCGGTGCCTTCCCCGACCGACGGTCCCGCCGGCGCTATCGGATCGTGCTGGGCACGCTGGTGGTGCTCGCCGTCGGCTTCGCGCTGGGCCTGCTCGCGATCGGGAATCCCATGCCGATCGGCAGCCGCGGATTCTGGCTGATCGCCGAGCTGCGCGCCACCTCCCTGGTGGTGATGGGTGTGGCCGCGTTCTGCCAGGCCACCGCCACCATCGCTTTCCAGACGGTCACCAGCAACCGCATCATCACCCCGTCGATCATGGGCTTCGAATCGCTGTACACGGCGATCCAGACCACCGCCGTGTACGTCCTCGGCGTGGCCGGGGTGGTCGCCCTGCAGGGCACCGGGCAGTTCCTGATCCAGGTCGCCCTGATGGTAGCTCTGTCCGTGCTGCTGTACGGCTGGCTGCTGCGCGGTCGGTTCGCGAACATCCAGGTGATGCTGCTGATCGGGGTCGTGCTCGGCGGGGGTCTCGGCGCGGTCTCGAGCTTCATGCAGCGCCTGCTGACCCCCAGCGAGTTCGACGTGCTCACCGCGCGGCTGTTCGGCTCGGTGAGCAATGCGAGCGTGGAGTATCTGCCGTACGCGATCCCGCTGTGCCTGGTGGCCGGGGTGCTGATCTGGCTGAACGCCCGCACGCTGAACGTGATCTCCCTGGGGCGCGACGTGTGCATCAACGTCGGCATCGACCACGGGCGCCAGACGATCTGGACCCTGGTGCTGGTCTCGATCCTGATGGCGGTCTCCACCGCTCTGATCGGGCCGATGACCTTCTTCGGGTTCCTGGTCGCGACGCTGGCCTACCAGGCCGCCGGCACCCACGACCACCGACGACTGCTGCCGGTGGGCGTGCTGGTCGGCTTCGTCATCCTCGCCGGCGCCTACTTCCTCATGGAGCACGTGTTCTATGCCCAGGGCGTCGTGTCCATCATCATCGAGCTCGTCGGCGGGAGCGTCTTCCTCGCCGTCATCCTCCGGAAGGGGCGCCTGTGA
- a CDS encoding ABC transporter permease, with the protein MPSPALVGAAPPARHRGRERLLDVKLVIGIVVVVLLLVASLLTGVYDVLGAEGGGEMFAITRVPRTIALVLAGAAMAMSGLIMQLMTQNRFVEPSTTGTTEWAGLGLILVMVISPQADLLTRMTVAIAFSFVGTMVFFAVLRKVTLRSSLIVPIIGIMLGAVVGSVSTFVALQFDALQNLGVWFAGSFTSVLRGQYEVLWIVLLVGIAVFVVADRLTVAGLGEDIATNVGVNYQRVLLLGTGLVAIATGVVTVVVGNLPFLGLIVPNVVSMIRGDDLRSNLPWVCLLGIAIVTVCDLVGRTVIMPFEVPVSLILGILGAAVFITLLLRQRRHG; encoded by the coding sequence ATGCCCTCTCCTGCTCTCGTCGGTGCCGCGCCGCCCGCTCGGCACCGTGGCCGCGAGCGTCTGCTCGACGTCAAGCTCGTGATCGGCATCGTGGTCGTGGTGCTGCTGCTGGTGGCCTCGCTGCTGACCGGCGTCTACGACGTCCTCGGGGCCGAGGGCGGCGGCGAGATGTTCGCCATCACCCGCGTGCCCCGCACCATCGCGCTGGTCCTGGCCGGTGCCGCGATGGCCATGTCCGGGCTGATCATGCAGCTGATGACGCAGAACCGCTTCGTGGAGCCGTCCACGACGGGCACGACGGAGTGGGCGGGACTCGGGCTCATCCTGGTCATGGTCATCAGCCCGCAGGCGGATCTGCTGACCCGGATGACCGTCGCGATCGCCTTCTCCTTCGTCGGCACCATGGTGTTCTTCGCAGTCCTGCGCAAGGTCACCCTGCGCAGCTCGCTGATCGTGCCGATCATCGGCATCATGCTGGGTGCCGTCGTCGGCTCCGTCTCCACCTTCGTGGCGCTGCAGTTCGACGCCCTGCAGAACCTCGGGGTCTGGTTCGCCGGCTCCTTCACCTCGGTGCTGCGCGGCCAGTACGAAGTGCTGTGGATCGTGCTCCTGGTGGGCATCGCCGTCTTCGTCGTCGCCGACCGGCTGACCGTGGCCGGGCTCGGCGAGGACATCGCCACCAACGTCGGCGTGAACTACCAGCGGGTGCTGCTGCTGGGCACCGGCCTGGTCGCGATCGCCACCGGCGTGGTCACCGTGGTGGTCGGCAACCTGCCCTTCCTCGGACTCATCGTCCCCAATGTGGTCTCGATGATCCGCGGCGACGACCTGCGATCCAACCTGCCCTGGGTCTGCCTGCTCGGCATCGCCATCGTCACCGTCTGCGACCTCGTCGGACGCACCGTCATCATGCCGTTCGAGGTGCCGGTCTCCCTGATCCTGGGCATCCTCGGCGCAGCCGTGTTCATCACCCTCCTGCTCAGGCAGCGACGCCATGGCTGA